In Flavobacterium endoglycinae, one DNA window encodes the following:
- a CDS encoding NUDIX hydrolase, which yields MDFQDFLQYVPNLIPVELPAELSHIKMAPKERIQALKNLDVEARNPRIAAVMMLFYPKNGKTHLVLIVRNAYNGVHSSQIAFPGGKYEISDFDFKDTALRETNEEIGVLPEKIEVIKHFSPMYIPPSNFLVHPFLGIAKEELSFYPDVREVAGIIELPLSDFLNDDIIIETTLSTSYAIDAVVPAFGIQNHIVWGATAMILSELRDVLKLTFEQKI from the coding sequence ATGGATTTTCAAGATTTTTTGCAATATGTTCCTAATTTAATTCCAGTTGAACTTCCAGCAGAGCTGTCACATATTAAAATGGCTCCCAAAGAACGCATCCAAGCTTTGAAAAATCTAGATGTTGAAGCAAGAAATCCAAGAATCGCTGCTGTAATGATGTTGTTTTATCCCAAGAATGGAAAAACACATCTTGTTTTGATTGTCCGAAATGCTTACAACGGAGTACATTCTTCGCAGATTGCTTTTCCAGGAGGAAAATATGAAATTTCAGATTTTGATTTCAAAGACACTGCTTTAAGAGAAACTAATGAGGAAATTGGTGTTCTTCCAGAAAAAATTGAAGTTATTAAACACTTCTCGCCAATGTATATTCCGCCAAGTAATTTTTTGGTGCATCCTTTTTTAGGAATTGCAAAAGAAGAGCTTTCATTTTATCCAGATGTCCGCGAAGTTGCGGGAATTATTGAATTACCACTTTCGGACTTTTTAAATGACGATATTATTATTGAAACCACATTGTCAACTTCTTATGCAATTGATGCAGTGGTTCCGGCGTTTGGTATACAAAATCATATTGTATGGGGCGCTACAGCGATGATTTTGAGCGAGCTGAGAGATGTTTTGAAACTCACATTTGAGCAGAAAATATAA
- a CDS encoding DUF4268 domain-containing protein, producing the protein MYSREESQRIKREFWVAFAEKYPRKWVLYDTKIKDFSFKFYVDNKKAQVLIDIEHRSDEKRNAYFEKLEALKGILEEEFIQDLVFEKNYTLESGKTISRIWVEKLGVGFSNRNHWDAIFDFFNEKMHALEMFYLEYDEFIKDIEV; encoded by the coding sequence ATGTACAGCAGAGAAGAATCACAACGAATAAAGAGAGAATTTTGGGTAGCTTTTGCAGAAAAATATCCTCGTAAATGGGTGCTGTATGATACCAAAATAAAAGATTTCTCTTTTAAGTTTTATGTTGATAATAAAAAAGCACAGGTTTTAATTGACATTGAACACCGAAGCGACGAAAAACGAAATGCTTACTTTGAAAAACTGGAAGCTTTAAAAGGTATTTTGGAAGAAGAATTTATTCAAGATTTGGTTTTTGAGAAAAATTATACTCTTGAAAGTGGTAAAACAATCAGCCGAATTTGGGTTGAAAAACTGGGTGTTGGTTTCAGTAATAGAAATCATTGGGATGCTATTTTTGATTTCTTTAATGAAAAAATGCATGCTCTTGAAATGTTTTATCTAGAATACGACGAGTTTATTAAAGATATAGAAGTGTAA
- a CDS encoding NAD(P)H-dependent flavin oxidoreductase encodes MNRITKLFNIKYPIIQGGMIWNSGYKLASAVSNAGGLGLIGAGSMYPDVLREHIQKCKNATDKPFGVNIPMLYPNIDEIMSIVVEEGVKIVFTSAGNPKTWTSFLKEKGITVVHVVSSSIFALKAQEAGVDAIVAEGFEAGGHNGRDETTTLTLIPMVKEKIQIPIIAAGGIATGRGMLAAMVLGADGVQVGSRFAASIESSAHNNFKETIVSIKEGDTQLTLKELAPVRLVKNKFYNDVQALYEKCPSKEDLIQLLGRARAKKGMFEGDLEEGELEIGQIAGLIHEILPVEQIIQEMMSDFKNACEEKATFDF; translated from the coding sequence ATGAATAGAATTACGAAGCTTTTCAATATAAAATATCCAATTATTCAGGGAGGAATGATTTGGAACAGTGGTTATAAATTAGCATCTGCGGTAAGTAATGCTGGAGGTTTAGGATTAATTGGAGCAGGATCTATGTATCCAGATGTTTTGAGAGAACATATTCAGAAATGTAAAAATGCAACCGATAAACCTTTTGGAGTGAATATTCCAATGTTGTATCCTAACATTGATGAAATTATGAGTATTGTGGTAGAAGAAGGCGTGAAAATCGTTTTTACTTCTGCCGGAAATCCCAAAACATGGACTTCATTTTTGAAAGAAAAAGGAATCACAGTCGTACATGTAGTCAGCAGCAGTATTTTTGCCTTAAAAGCGCAGGAAGCTGGAGTTGACGCTATTGTTGCCGAAGGTTTTGAAGCAGGCGGACACAACGGCCGTGACGAAACGACGACTTTAACGCTGATTCCGATGGTGAAAGAAAAAATCCAAATTCCTATTATCGCTGCCGGCGGAATTGCCACAGGAAGAGGAATGCTTGCCGCAATGGTTTTAGGTGCCGACGGAGTTCAAGTAGGAAGCCGTTTTGCCGCCTCAATTGAATCATCGGCTCACAATAATTTCAAGGAAACAATAGTTAGTATAAAAGAAGGTGATACTCAATTGACATTGAAAGAATTAGCTCCAGTTCGGTTAGTAAAAAATAAGTTTTATAATGATGTTCAGGCATTGTATGAAAAATGTCCTTCAAAAGAAGATTTAATTCAGTTATTAGGCAGAGCAAGAGCTAAAAAAGGAATGTTTGAAGGAGATCTTGAAGAAGGAGAACTTGAAATTGGCCAGATTGCCGGTTTAATTCACGAAATTTTGCCTGTAGAACAAATAATTCAGGAAATGATGTCTGATTTTAAAAATGCCTGCGAAGAAAAAGCTACATTTGACTTTTAA
- a CDS encoding S8 family serine peptidase, giving the protein MKYTFTFLLVFVSFSIFAQEDAWVYFTGKPNAQDFFNNPSQTLSQRALDRRTNQNIALDISDAPLEITYVNQVKASTGITVLAQSKWMNALHIRGTQSDINALASLSFVNKIVFANKALNTTAKKVSENSVYKVKDKLKTTIDYSYGNSLNQIQMLNGQVLHQQNFTGTGKIIAVLDAGFPGVNTAQPFQRLRDNNLILGGYDFVNRNANFYSGNDHGTEVLSTMGGYKENALVGTAPDASYYLFITEDNASENPVEESYWVEAAEQADALGADIITTSLGYFAFDNANYSHTYSDMNGTTNFISKGAEIAFSKGMIVLASAGNEGNTTEKHIGGPADAVSVLTVGSVTSAKVKSSFSSMGPSYDNRIKPDIMAQGTASVVSDTSGNIGTANGTSFSCPIMAGMVACLWQAFPNKTNQQIRQMILASSDRFTNPDNNYGYGIPNFGSTLSVERFQSDFSVYPNPAKSTISFSFQNETASVSVYSILGQKLIEKQITNQNPVLSVENLTSGLYFYTFESNGQKKTGKILKQ; this is encoded by the coding sequence ATGAAATATACCTTTACTTTTCTTTTAGTATTTGTTTCGTTTTCAATCTTCGCACAGGAAGATGCATGGGTTTATTTTACAGGAAAACCCAATGCTCAGGATTTCTTCAATAATCCGTCGCAAACACTTTCGCAGAGAGCACTAGATCGTCGTACAAACCAAAATATTGCCTTGGATATTTCCGATGCGCCGCTTGAAATCACGTATGTAAATCAGGTGAAAGCTAGTACTGGAATTACAGTATTAGCACAATCTAAATGGATGAATGCGCTTCATATAAGAGGAACTCAAAGCGATATTAATGCACTTGCATCACTTTCTTTTGTAAACAAAATAGTTTTTGCCAATAAAGCCTTAAATACAACGGCTAAAAAAGTTTCTGAAAATTCAGTTTACAAGGTTAAAGACAAATTAAAAACCACAATCGATTACTCTTACGGAAATTCATTAAATCAAATCCAGATGTTAAACGGACAAGTTCTGCATCAGCAGAATTTTACGGGAACAGGAAAAATAATTGCAGTTCTCGATGCAGGTTTTCCAGGAGTAAATACTGCTCAGCCATTTCAGAGATTACGAGATAATAACCTGATTTTAGGCGGATACGATTTTGTTAACAGAAACGCCAATTTTTATTCAGGAAACGATCATGGCACCGAAGTGCTGTCAACTATGGGAGGTTATAAAGAAAATGCTTTAGTGGGAACTGCGCCAGACGCTTCGTATTATTTATTTATAACTGAAGATAATGCTTCCGAAAATCCAGTTGAAGAATCGTATTGGGTAGAAGCCGCAGAACAAGCAGATGCTTTAGGTGCTGATATTATAACTACTTCATTAGGATATTTTGCTTTTGATAATGCCAATTACAGCCATACTTACAGCGATATGAACGGAACGACAAATTTCATTTCAAAAGGAGCGGAAATTGCTTTTAGTAAAGGAATGATCGTTTTGGCCTCGGCAGGAAATGAAGGAAATACAACAGAAAAACATATAGGCGGACCCGCAGATGCAGTTTCGGTACTAACAGTAGGATCAGTAACTTCTGCGAAAGTAAAATCAAGTTTTAGTTCCATGGGACCAAGTTATGATAATCGAATCAAACCTGATATTATGGCTCAGGGAACTGCATCTGTAGTTTCAGATACTTCGGGAAATATTGGTACCGCAAACGGAACTTCATTTTCTTGTCCAATTATGGCAGGAATGGTGGCTTGTTTGTGGCAGGCTTTTCCAAATAAAACCAATCAGCAAATCAGACAGATGATTTTGGCTTCTTCCGACCGATTTACTAATCCAGACAATAATTATGGCTACGGAATCCCAAATTTTGGATCGACTTTAAGTGTAGAAAGATTTCAATCAGATTTTTCGGTGTATCCAAATCCTGCAAAATCAACCATTTCTTTTTCATTTCAAAATGAGACAGCTTCTGTAAGTGTTTATTCTATTTTAGGGCAAAAGCTGATTGAGAAACAAATAACAAACCAGAATCCGGTTCTTTCGGTAGAAAACTTAACAAGCGGACTTTATTTTTATACTTTTGAATCAAATGGTCAAAAGAAAACCGGAAAAATACTAAAACAATAA
- the mnmA gene encoding tRNA 2-thiouridine(34) synthase MnmA codes for MKRVVVGLSGGVDSSVAAYLLQQQGYEVIGLFMKNWHDDSVTISNECPWLEDSNDALLVAEKLGIPFQTVDLSEEYKEKIVDYMFNEYEKGRTPNPDVLCNREIKFDVFMKIALSLGADYVATGHYCQKSETEVDGKTVYQLIAGNDVNKDQSYFLCQLSQEQLSKALFPIGALTKPEVREIAAEMELVTAEKKDSQGLCFIGKVRLPEFLQQKLQPKEGKIVQIDKNDPIYNNEIPAGLSLEEELKIEAKKLEYLPTMGKVVGKHQGAHYFTVGQRKGLNVGGTTDPLFVIATDVDTNTIYTGLSSNHPGLFKKALFVGNSEVHWVRTDMALKPGESMEVMARIRYRQPLQKAVLYQFEDGMYVRFEEPQSAITEGQFVAWYLENELVGSGVIS; via the coding sequence ATGAAACGAGTAGTAGTTGGTCTTTCTGGTGGAGTAGATTCTAGTGTTGCCGCATATTTATTGCAGCAGCAAGGATACGAAGTTATTGGGCTTTTTATGAAAAACTGGCACGATGATTCGGTTACAATCTCTAATGAATGTCCTTGGTTAGAAGATAGTAATGATGCTTTATTAGTGGCCGAAAAACTTGGTATACCGTTTCAGACTGTTGATTTAAGCGAAGAATACAAAGAAAAAATTGTTGATTATATGTTCAACGAATATGAAAAAGGAAGAACTCCAAATCCTGACGTGCTTTGTAACCGCGAAATCAAATTTGATGTTTTTATGAAAATCGCTTTAAGTCTTGGTGCCGATTATGTGGCTACAGGACACTATTGCCAAAAAAGTGAAACTGAAGTTGACGGGAAAACTGTTTATCAATTAATTGCAGGAAACGACGTTAATAAAGACCAGTCTTACTTTTTATGTCAGTTGTCACAAGAACAATTATCAAAAGCGTTGTTTCCAATTGGAGCTTTAACAAAACCTGAAGTACGCGAAATCGCGGCTGAAATGGAATTGGTAACAGCAGAAAAGAAAGATTCTCAAGGATTATGTTTTATTGGAAAAGTACGTTTACCGGAATTTTTACAGCAAAAATTACAACCGAAAGAAGGTAAAATAGTTCAAATCGATAAAAATGACCCGATTTATAATAATGAAATTCCAGCAGGACTATCATTAGAAGAAGAATTAAAAATAGAAGCTAAAAAACTAGAATATCTTCCAACAATGGGTAAAGTTGTGGGAAAACATCAAGGGGCTCATTATTTTACAGTTGGACAAAGAAAAGGTCTGAATGTAGGAGGAACTACAGATCCGTTATTTGTAATTGCCACAGATGTCGATACGAATACTATTTATACCGGTTTGTCTAGCAATCACCCAGGTTTGTTTAAAAAAGCGCTGTTTGTAGGTAACTCAGAAGTGCATTGGGTTCGTACTGATATGGCTTTAAAGCCGGGAGAATCAATGGAAGTAATGGCCAGAATCCGTTACCGCCAGCCTTTGCAAAAAGCCGTTTTATATCAATTTGAAGACGGAATGTACGTTCGTTTTGAAGAACCTCAATCGGCTATTACAGAAGGACAATTTGTAGCTTGGTATTTAGAAAATGAATTAGTTGGTTCGGGAGTAATTTCTTAG
- a CDS encoding PEP/pyruvate-binding domain-containing protein: MKKYIYSLFLFFTLLSVSAQRYSSSLADYEAYKAFRGKPLSDKFSNIESVKVIYDLRKQKMYYFNSKLISLHYDFVTNYLHYNHDLEVFNNENYSNTEKNRDFLLGNLNHIKGTDKWIFELAASDYMPIELIERFFYLVKKSTFIGDNLKFYLNNPEKMEWFRLEKFKIPCVKSDYIFNELKYQEVVGGTNVGILKQYKIKDLEKTKPNPDEIVILDGTPDILPNVRGIIVTELQTPLSHLVLLGKNRKIPIMAYTQAFTDQNISRFLSKKVELKIEVDTFFIKESTKKTALKTNSKKKKLTIDTTITNLVDLSKIPKKGVNYIGSKAQNMAYLIAVSKEIPFKVPENAHAIPFYYYTKHIQKKSISPLIQELLAFPKKDSIAWINNQLKKIRDAIKKESIDPELISKLNLAFKNAKFKNFRFRSSTNAEDLDDFNGAGLYDSKTGIMGDSIKTFEKAIKQVWASVWNEASYNEREIYGIDQHNIAMGVLVHRSFPDELANGVIITKNIFRQNFPGITVNIQKGENSVVKPEKGEVCEQFVAYHFNSGTSDEDFDVDYTSNSNLNNNEPLLSRTEMSRLFMVSKKIEEKMYRYWRKNAFHPVDIEFKIVGESRDLYIKQVRPFND, from the coding sequence ATGAAAAAATACATATACAGTTTATTTCTATTTTTCACTTTACTGTCGGTAAGTGCGCAGCGATATTCGTCATCATTAGCTGATTACGAAGCGTATAAAGCATTTAGAGGCAAGCCTTTATCGGATAAATTTTCGAATATTGAATCTGTAAAAGTGATTTATGATTTAAGAAAGCAAAAAATGTATTACTTCAACAGTAAGCTGATTTCACTTCATTATGATTTTGTCACAAATTATCTGCATTACAATCATGATTTAGAAGTTTTTAATAATGAAAATTACAGTAATACAGAGAAAAATCGTGATTTCCTTCTTGGAAACCTTAATCATATTAAAGGAACTGATAAATGGATTTTCGAACTGGCGGCTTCAGATTACATGCCTATTGAATTGATTGAACGCTTTTTTTACCTCGTTAAAAAATCCACTTTTATTGGAGATAATTTAAAATTCTATTTGAACAATCCCGAAAAAATGGAATGGTTCCGATTGGAAAAGTTTAAAATTCCGTGTGTCAAATCAGATTATATTTTTAATGAATTAAAATATCAGGAAGTTGTAGGTGGAACTAATGTTGGCATCTTAAAGCAATACAAAATCAAAGATTTAGAGAAAACAAAACCTAATCCTGATGAAATTGTAATTCTTGACGGAACACCAGATATACTTCCAAATGTCCGTGGAATTATTGTGACTGAACTGCAGACACCTTTAAGTCATTTAGTACTTTTAGGTAAAAACAGAAAAATTCCAATTATGGCATATACACAAGCTTTTACTGATCAAAATATCAGTCGATTTCTTTCTAAAAAAGTGGAATTAAAAATCGAAGTCGATACATTTTTCATTAAAGAAAGTACTAAGAAAACAGCACTGAAAACAAATTCCAAAAAGAAAAAATTAACAATCGATACCACTATTACCAATTTGGTCGATTTGTCTAAAATTCCTAAAAAAGGGGTTAATTATATTGGATCGAAAGCGCAGAATATGGCGTATTTAATAGCAGTTTCAAAAGAAATTCCTTTTAAAGTTCCAGAAAACGCACATGCGATTCCGTTTTATTATTATACCAAACACATTCAGAAAAAATCGATTTCACCTTTAATACAGGAACTTTTGGCTTTTCCCAAGAAAGATTCGATTGCTTGGATAAACAATCAGCTGAAAAAAATTCGTGACGCAATTAAAAAAGAATCTATTGATCCAGAATTAATTTCGAAGTTAAATCTCGCATTTAAAAATGCTAAGTTTAAAAATTTCAGATTTCGATCTTCTACAAATGCCGAAGATTTAGATGATTTTAACGGTGCTGGATTATACGATTCTAAAACCGGAATTATGGGCGACAGCATCAAAACATTTGAAAAAGCAATTAAACAAGTCTGGGCAAGTGTATGGAATGAAGCTTCTTATAATGAAAGAGAAATTTACGGCATTGACCAGCATAATATTGCAATGGGCGTTTTGGTGCATCGTTCTTTTCCTGATGAACTGGCCAATGGCGTTATTATTACCAAGAATATATTCAGACAAAACTTTCCTGGAATTACGGTCAACATTCAAAAGGGTGAAAATTCAGTTGTAAAACCTGAAAAAGGAGAAGTCTGCGAGCAGTTTGTGGCGTATCACTTTAATTCAGGAACGAGCGACGAAGATTTTGATGTGGATTATACTTCCAATTCTAATCTTAATAACAATGAGCCATTATTAAGCCGAACCGAAATGAGCCGTCTTTTTATGGTCAGCAAGAAAATTGAAGAAAAAATGTATCGTTACTGGCGAAAAAACGCATTTCATCCAGTAGATATTGAATTTAAAATTGTGGGCGAAAGTCGTGATTTGTATATCAAACAGGTTCGTCCATTTAATGACTAA
- a CDS encoding DUF4956 domain-containing protein yields the protein MDLNELVGRFLLLFFSILVLYFFSNRKDNETINPLMVIVGLCTFSLCYLFTKIEIGVGIGFGLFAIFSILRFRTQSFTVNAIIFLFATITLSILDIMYPFEKIELLLFFQIIIIGFYIAASVIVNKKASKYLNTVDVKIALSNGFSLDHKTIRKNIQEKINIDDFEFKIVLINTVSNEIDVLVFY from the coding sequence ATGGATTTAAACGAACTTGTCGGACGATTTTTATTATTGTTTTTTTCGATTTTGGTTTTGTATTTTTTCTCCAACAGAAAAGACAATGAAACCATAAATCCGTTAATGGTTATTGTTGGATTGTGTACTTTTTCGCTTTGCTATTTGTTCACCAAAATCGAAATTGGCGTTGGCATTGGATTTGGTTTGTTTGCGATATTTTCAATCCTGAGATTTAGAACACAATCCTTTACTGTAAATGCCATTATTTTTCTTTTTGCAACCATTACGCTTTCTATTCTCGATATTATGTATCCGTTTGAGAAAATAGAATTACTCCTCTTTTTTCAAATTATAATCATTGGTTTTTACATTGCAGCTTCGGTGATTGTAAATAAAAAAGCCTCAAAATATTTAAATACTGTTGATGTAAAAATAGCCCTGTCAAACGGTTTTTCCTTAGATCATAAAACCATTAGAAAAAACATTCAGGAAAAAATTAATATTGATGACTTTGAATTCAAGATTGTACTGATAAACACCGTTTCCAATGAAATAGATGTATTGGTTTTTTATTGA
- a CDS encoding toxin-antitoxin system YwqK family antitoxin, producing the protein MTSKRILIVLAFINVFLVNAQTEFNKVDADGKKDGVWKGFYESKRPRYEGTFSHGKETGIFKFFDDTKKGDVIATRDFTANDGSSYTIFYDQSKNKVSEGKEIGKDREGEWKYYHKASKVLMISENYKKGKLDGPRTVYYPNAKVAEEMTYVNGSREGTYKKMGQNGTPLELTTYKNNEFNGDAVFYDADGAVASKGKFVNGKKAGMWQFYTKGKLTKEVNMSDPKSSYQADSKPKNK; encoded by the coding sequence ATGACTTCTAAAAGAATTTTAATAGTATTGGCATTCATAAATGTCTTTTTAGTAAATGCTCAGACAGAGTTTAATAAAGTAGATGCTGATGGTAAAAAGGATGGTGTCTGGAAAGGATTTTACGAATCAAAACGTCCAAGATATGAAGGAACTTTTAGTCATGGAAAAGAGACTGGAATATTCAAGTTTTTTGATGATACTAAAAAAGGTGATGTGATTGCAACACGTGATTTTACAGCAAATGATGGTAGTTCGTACACAATTTTTTACGATCAGAGTAAAAATAAAGTAAGTGAAGGAAAAGAAATTGGAAAAGACAGAGAAGGGGAATGGAAATATTATCATAAGGCTTCTAAAGTTCTAATGATTTCTGAAAATTATAAAAAAGGAAAACTTGACGGCCCGAGAACAGTTTATTATCCAAATGCTAAAGTTGCTGAAGAAATGACTTATGTTAATGGCTCAAGAGAGGGAACCTATAAAAAAATGGGTCAGAATGGTACGCCTTTAGAATTAACCACTTATAAAAACAACGAATTTAACGGCGATGCTGTTTTTTATGATGCCGATGGTGCTGTAGCTTCGAAAGGAAAGTTTGTAAACGGAAAAAAAGCCGGAATGTGGCAGTTTTATACTAAAGGCAAATTAACCAAAGAAGTTAATATGAGCGATCCGAAAAGCAGTTACCAAGCCGATTCAAAACCTAAAAATAAATAG
- the yidC gene encoding membrane protein insertase YidC has protein sequence MEEKKLDLNSIIGFVLIFGLLIWIMYQNQPSEKEIAAEKAKKELVAKQEAQAKADKAKTTSLPAAAVTPGDTMQLAQLQKTLGGFAYSATLPSAKESFTTIENEKIKLKIANKGGYIVEATLKEFEKFRKESKQLVELIKDNNSNLNLQLQTTDNRTLNSKDLFFEPTLEKVGADQVLSMRLKAGANEFLEYKYILKPNDYLVGFDIRSQGLNRVLNSSKPVNLQWDLKTYRNEKSVSYENRYAEIYYNYEDGKESYVGQGDHKEENPEKVDYIAFKQHFFATILQTNTAFAKADLVSQNLVKDEKIDTVFTKQFNATVPLAFTNGEIDYKMNWYFGPADYKVLKSYDKDFQKIIPLGWGIFGWINKLIFVPLFGFLSSTIGLSLGIAIIIFTIIIKLAMSPITYKSFLSQAKMKVLRPDINELGEKYKKDPMKKQQETMKLYNKAGVNPMAGCIPALIQLPFMYASFQFFPAAFELRQKGFLWADDLSSFDSVVKLPFHIPLYGDHISLFPILAAIAIFFYMKMTSGDQQMAAPQQEGMPDMAKMMKIMIYVSPLMMLIFFNSYGAGLSLYNFISNLITIGIMFVIKNYIVDSEKIHAQIQENKQREPKKPSKFQQRLQEVMEQQEAAKKAQNKKK, from the coding sequence ATGGAAGAAAAAAAATTAGATCTCAATTCGATCATTGGTTTTGTATTGATATTTGGACTTTTGATTTGGATTATGTACCAAAATCAACCGTCTGAAAAAGAAATCGCTGCTGAAAAAGCCAAGAAAGAATTAGTAGCTAAACAAGAAGCTCAAGCGAAAGCTGATAAGGCAAAAACTACATCATTACCAGCTGCTGCTGTAACTCCTGGAGATACAATGCAATTGGCGCAATTGCAAAAAACATTAGGTGGTTTCGCTTATTCTGCGACACTTCCTTCTGCAAAAGAATCTTTTACGACTATTGAAAACGAAAAGATCAAACTTAAAATTGCTAATAAAGGTGGGTACATTGTTGAAGCAACTTTAAAAGAATTTGAGAAATTTAGAAAAGAATCAAAACAATTAGTAGAGTTGATTAAAGACAACAATTCTAATTTAAACCTTCAGTTACAAACTACTGATAATAGAACTTTAAATTCGAAAGATTTGTTTTTTGAACCTACATTAGAAAAAGTAGGAGCAGATCAAGTTTTATCTATGCGTTTAAAAGCAGGTGCTAACGAATTTTTAGAATACAAATACATCTTAAAACCAAATGATTACTTAGTTGGTTTTGATATTCGTTCTCAAGGATTAAACCGAGTTCTAAATTCTTCTAAACCAGTAAATTTACAGTGGGATTTAAAAACGTACAGAAACGAAAAAAGTGTTTCGTATGAAAACCGTTATGCTGAAATTTATTATAATTATGAAGATGGAAAAGAAAGTTATGTAGGTCAAGGAGACCACAAAGAAGAAAATCCTGAAAAAGTAGATTATATCGCTTTCAAACAGCATTTCTTTGCTACCATCCTTCAAACGAATACTGCTTTTGCAAAAGCTGATTTAGTATCTCAGAATTTAGTAAAAGACGAGAAAATTGATACTGTTTTCACCAAACAATTTAATGCTACAGTTCCTTTAGCTTTTACAAATGGTGAGATCGATTATAAAATGAACTGGTATTTTGGACCAGCAGATTACAAAGTATTAAAATCTTACGATAAAGATTTCCAAAAAATTATCCCACTAGGATGGGGAATCTTTGGTTGGATCAACAAATTAATTTTCGTTCCGTTATTTGGATTCTTAAGTTCAACAATTGGATTGTCTTTAGGAATTGCGATTATTATTTTTACCATTATAATCAAATTGGCTATGTCGCCAATTACCTATAAATCATTCCTGTCTCAGGCTAAAATGAAAGTTTTAAGACCTGATATTAATGAGTTGGGCGAAAAATACAAAAAAGACCCAATGAAAAAACAACAGGAAACTATGAAACTGTACAACAAAGCAGGAGTAAACCCAATGGCAGGATGTATTCCGGCATTGATCCAGCTTCCTTTTATGTACGCTTCGTTTCAGTTTTTCCCTGCTGCATTTGAACTAAGACAAAAAGGCTTCCTTTGGGCAGATGATTTATCTTCTTTTGACTCAGTTGTAAAATTACCTTTCCATATTCCATTGTATGGAGATCACATTAGTTTGTTCCCAATTTTGGCAGCAATTGCGATTTTCTTCTACATGAAAATGACTTCAGGAGATCAGCAAATGGCAGCTCCACAGCAGGAAGGTATGCCGGATATGGCGAAAATGATGAAAATCATGATCTACGTATCACCGTTGATGATGTTAATTTTCTTCAACAGCTACGGAGCAGGATTGAGTTTGTACAACTTTATTTCAAATTTAATTACAATCGGAATTATGTTTGTAATTAAAAATTATATTGTAGACAGTGAAAAAATTCACGCTCAAATTCAAGAAAACAAACAGAGAGAGCCTAAAAAACCAAGCAAATTCCAACAACGTCTTCAAGAAGTGATGGAACAGCAGGAAGCGGCTAAAAAAGCTCAAAATAAAAAGAAATAA